Proteins from a genomic interval of Bdellovibrio sp. GT3:
- a CDS encoding xanthine dehydrogenase small subunit yields the protein MNVNGENIQVSADEAFQPLAQFLRNTLHKPGTKVVCAEGDCGACSVVTSTLRADGWTPLRTINSCIAPVYLFDLSCIVTVEGMKDAEELSEVQNKMRDFHGGQCGFCTPGMVCSMAQLAEDCKTSGSAITEKKARNYLTGNLCRCTGYEPILKAATHLDLNKWQLLSERYLTTDLTSKFKSHLSEGIEIQSENKKLSMPTVLTEALRIKSENPAVRLVAGATDLGVLINKAKTSLQEIMVLNKIPGTQIVSGSASGILIGAMATLTDVENFVKSDHPELKRLLHIFASPQIKNQGTLLGNILNGSPIGDSIPPLMTLDAEIQFQSVRGARSVKLSEYYKGYKVFDKAEDEIATGLFVPALVGNYVHRYFKVSLRKDLDISAVTFAAVLKLDGGTITEARISMGGVGPTVVRMPQVESLLAGHSFSEKTFTAAGALASSLIKPLSDLRASSEYRHLVTENLFKKCFHELNAEMNSKMEAVCP from the coding sequence GTGAACGTAAATGGTGAGAATATTCAGGTCTCTGCCGACGAGGCTTTTCAGCCCTTGGCACAGTTCTTACGCAACACCCTCCATAAGCCAGGCACCAAGGTTGTTTGCGCAGAAGGCGACTGCGGAGCCTGCTCCGTTGTGACCTCCACTCTGCGCGCTGATGGATGGACTCCTCTACGCACAATCAATTCCTGCATTGCTCCCGTTTATCTTTTTGATCTGTCCTGTATCGTCACCGTCGAAGGTATGAAGGACGCCGAAGAACTGAGCGAAGTTCAAAACAAGATGCGCGACTTTCATGGGGGCCAGTGCGGATTCTGCACACCGGGTATGGTGTGCTCCATGGCGCAACTCGCAGAGGACTGCAAAACCTCGGGCAGTGCCATCACCGAGAAAAAAGCGCGAAACTACCTGACGGGAAATCTTTGCCGCTGCACGGGATACGAACCGATTCTAAAGGCGGCAACGCATTTGGATTTAAACAAGTGGCAACTCCTTTCTGAACGCTACCTGACCACGGATCTTACTTCTAAATTCAAATCCCACCTTTCTGAGGGAATTGAAATCCAGAGTGAAAATAAAAAGCTCTCCATGCCCACCGTTTTGACGGAAGCCCTGCGCATTAAATCCGAGAATCCGGCGGTGCGCCTGGTGGCAGGAGCGACAGACCTGGGTGTTTTGATCAACAAGGCAAAAACATCTCTTCAGGAAATCATGGTCTTAAATAAAATTCCGGGCACACAAATCGTCAGCGGTTCTGCTTCTGGAATTTTGATTGGTGCCATGGCGACTTTGACGGACGTGGAAAATTTCGTAAAGTCAGATCATCCGGAACTAAAGCGCCTGCTGCATATTTTTGCTTCGCCACAAATTAAAAATCAGGGAACCTTGCTGGGAAATATTCTAAATGGCTCCCCGATAGGCGACAGCATTCCTCCATTGATGACTCTGGATGCAGAAATTCAGTTTCAATCCGTACGTGGCGCCCGCTCTGTAAAACTGAGTGAGTATTACAAAGGGTACAAAGTGTTCGACAAGGCCGAAGACGAAATCGCCACCGGACTTTTTGTTCCAGCACTGGTTGGAAACTATGTGCATCGTTATTTCAAAGTTTCGCTTCGCAAGGATTTGGACATTTCCGCTGTCACTTTTGCGGCAGTTTTAAAACTGGATGGCGGCACAATCACGGAAGCCCGCATCAGCATGGGCGGCGTGGGCCCAACGGTCGTGCGCATGCCACAGGTTGAAAGCCTGCTGGCAGGACATTCTTTTAGCGAAAAGACTTTTACTGCAGCTGGAGCTTTGGCATCCAGTCTGATTAAACCCTTGTCGGATCTGCGCGCGAGTTCTGAATATCGCCATCTGGTCACCGAGAATTTATTTAAAAAATGCTTCCATGAATTGAATGCAGAAATGAATTCCAAAATGGAGGCTGTATGTCCATAG
- a CDS encoding fatty acid cis/trans isomerase produces MAENTGEIHAMQFIKTFVFCFILSFFSLSVSAKEANADFIHPEDLYSHKIQPIFDNRCLSCHSCFNAPCQLNLQNFEGFARGANKLNVYDGTRMDSVVPSRIWIDEKTTEAWRTRKFFTVHTSVDPQESLFFQMLNMRAVNSASVKAQVHESHICAANMTELENLKKTQPQLGMPYGLPALNDAELESIKSWIAKGAPGPGKEALKKASTPSEKLHRQIADWEKYLNHSDLKQKLISRYLYEHLFLAHIYFKEEPREFYRLIRSKTACEKPDEIASRRPNDDPGVKRFQYCLIRFPGTIVAKTHLPYEFSTQKLARFKHLFNESEWDIEKLPSYEAGVAENPYLAFQSIPVKKRYQFLLDDAQYHVSTFIKGPVCNGSMAVNSIQEQFYVFFLNPEADKMVLSPEYEKRASPLLKMPGQFGSDVKFSSAPGDLKDITDFRESYRKLRSEELSKVRPNGYTLNDIWDGDNTNPNAALTVFRHDQNAVVMKGAVGDLSKTVFVLDYPLLERLVYNLVVNFDVFGNVGHQLLTRVYMDMIRMEAEELFLRFLPPEQRLSYRRKWYEGVLTSAKMGYIFPPVGSAEPTGVRFTEETETKRQMVEKILFYRMNDTVRGAVDPINWRVVVPPQSANLKVQAKGMDEQFRKISSIKAQGKSPFARYFPDVAYVMVHPKAGASRVFTLIHNKEHENVSWITAESLRMAPKEDTLTLREGFWASYPNMIFELSEKQLPEFTRQVSQIKSDKDYEGLVSKWGVRRQNPNFWKAYDELQKAYLAYDPIDAGYLDLTRYSL; encoded by the coding sequence ATGGCAGAGAATACAGGGGAGATTCACGCGATGCAATTCATTAAGACATTTGTATTCTGTTTTATTTTGTCCTTTTTTTCGCTCTCAGTCAGCGCGAAGGAGGCAAATGCAGATTTCATCCATCCCGAGGACCTCTACTCTCATAAAATTCAGCCTATCTTCGATAATCGCTGCCTGTCTTGCCACAGCTGTTTCAATGCCCCTTGTCAGCTGAATCTGCAGAACTTTGAAGGTTTTGCCCGCGGTGCGAACAAACTGAATGTCTATGATGGCACTCGGATGGACAGTGTCGTCCCATCGCGCATCTGGATTGATGAAAAGACCACGGAAGCCTGGCGGACCCGTAAGTTTTTTACGGTTCATACCTCAGTGGACCCTCAGGAAAGCCTCTTTTTCCAGATGCTTAATATGCGCGCAGTCAATTCAGCATCTGTTAAAGCGCAGGTTCACGAAAGCCACATCTGTGCTGCAAACATGACCGAGCTTGAAAACTTGAAAAAGACTCAGCCGCAGTTGGGAATGCCCTATGGTCTGCCGGCTTTGAACGACGCGGAGCTTGAATCAATTAAATCGTGGATCGCCAAAGGTGCTCCCGGTCCCGGTAAAGAAGCCCTGAAAAAAGCAAGCACACCCTCTGAAAAGCTGCATCGGCAAATTGCCGACTGGGAAAAGTATCTGAATCATTCCGATTTAAAGCAAAAGCTGATCAGTCGGTATCTTTACGAGCATTTGTTTTTGGCGCATATCTATTTCAAGGAAGAGCCCCGCGAGTTTTACAGACTGATCCGATCAAAAACGGCCTGCGAAAAGCCGGATGAGATCGCCTCGCGTAGGCCGAATGATGATCCCGGAGTTAAAAGATTTCAATATTGCCTTATCCGCTTTCCGGGAACTATTGTCGCAAAAACTCATTTGCCCTACGAGTTTTCAACGCAAAAGCTAGCGCGCTTCAAGCACCTCTTTAATGAATCAGAGTGGGATATCGAAAAGCTTCCCTCCTATGAAGCTGGGGTCGCGGAAAACCCTTACCTGGCTTTTCAAAGTATCCCAGTAAAAAAACGCTATCAGTTCCTGCTTGATGATGCTCAATATCATGTGTCGACCTTTATCAAAGGACCCGTGTGCAACGGCTCCATGGCGGTCAACTCCATTCAAGAGCAGTTCTATGTTTTCTTCTTAAATCCCGAAGCGGACAAAATGGTGCTCTCGCCGGAGTACGAAAAGCGCGCAAGCCCGTTGTTAAAAATGCCAGGGCAGTTTGGTTCAGACGTTAAGTTTTCATCAGCGCCCGGAGACCTTAAGGATATTACGGATTTTCGGGAGTCCTATCGCAAACTGCGCAGCGAGGAACTAAGTAAAGTTCGACCTAATGGCTACACCTTGAATGATATCTGGGATGGCGACAATACCAATCCAAATGCGGCGTTGACGGTCTTCAGGCATGATCAAAATGCTGTGGTGATGAAAGGCGCGGTCGGGGACTTGTCCAAAACTGTTTTCGTTTTGGATTATCCGTTGTTGGAAAGACTTGTTTACAACCTGGTTGTGAATTTTGACGTCTTCGGGAATGTGGGACATCAGCTTTTAACCCGCGTTTACATGGATATGATTCGCATGGAAGCCGAGGAGCTGTTCCTAAGATTTCTGCCGCCCGAGCAGCGCCTTTCTTATCGTCGTAAGTGGTATGAAGGTGTTTTAACGAGTGCCAAGATGGGCTATATTTTTCCCCCGGTGGGTTCGGCTGAGCCCACTGGAGTGCGTTTCACCGAAGAGACTGAAACCAAACGTCAGATGGTGGAAAAAATTCTTTTTTACCGCATGAACGATACAGTTCGCGGTGCCGTGGATCCGATCAACTGGCGGGTCGTGGTGCCACCTCAGAGTGCCAACCTCAAGGTGCAAGCAAAAGGCATGGATGAGCAATTCCGCAAAATTTCATCCATCAAAGCACAGGGGAAATCTCCTTTTGCGCGCTATTTCCCCGATGTGGCCTATGTCATGGTTCACCCGAAAGCGGGTGCTTCCCGGGTCTTCACTTTGATTCATAATAAGGAACACGAAAACGTTTCCTGGATTACGGCCGAGAGTCTGCGTATGGCGCCGAAAGAGGACACACTGACTTTGCGAGAGGGGTTCTGGGCCTCGTATCCCAATATGATTTTTGAACTCAGTGAAAAACAATTGCCGGAGTTCACGCGGCAAGTAAGCCAAATCAAAAGTGATAAAGACTATGAGGGTCTTGTGAGTAAGTGGGGCGTTCGTCGTCAGAATCCTAATTTTTGGAAGGCTTACGATGAGTTGCAAAAGGCTTATTTGGCATATGACCCGATTGATGCCGGATACCTGGATCTAACTCGCTACAGCCTCTAA
- a CDS encoding Fur family transcriptional regulator, protein MSKCSQERKNIDIDTLEERVRKAGMKLTQQRSQMLKILLHHPEPISADEIFKKIGGKEAGADLVTIYRILKKFEESLLVNRLEFGDGVARFELTLESGHHHHHVICRNCQRVEALHICDLDQHIQMVEKMGYKSVSHRLDFFGLCSKCQ, encoded by the coding sequence GTGAGCAAATGCAGTCAGGAACGTAAAAATATCGATATCGACACTCTGGAAGAAAGAGTGCGCAAAGCCGGGATGAAACTCACCCAGCAGCGCAGTCAGATGCTAAAAATCCTTTTGCATCATCCGGAGCCTATTTCTGCTGACGAGATTTTTAAAAAAATCGGTGGCAAAGAAGCCGGCGCTGATCTGGTGACCATCTATCGTATTCTTAAAAAATTTGAAGAGTCCTTGCTGGTGAATCGCCTGGAGTTCGGTGATGGCGTTGCGCGCTTTGAACTGACTTTGGAGTCCGGCCACCATCACCATCACGTCATCTGCCGCAATTGCCAGCGCGTGGAAGCCCTGCACATCTGCGACCTGGATCAACACATCCAGATGGTTGAAAAGATGGGCTACAAGTCTGTATCCCACCGTCTGGATTTCTTTGGCCTTTGTTCCAAGTGCCAGTAG
- a CDS encoding xanthine dehydrogenase molybdopterin binding subunit — protein sequence MSIGKNIPHDSSTGHVSGTSVFIDDRPYMQGEVLVLPVGVPAAAGILKSINYEKALKAPGVLAAFTAKDLHHNVWGTIVVEQPILVESKIGYYEEPAMILVGTDYDLLLQARNLITFEIEKAEAVLSIDAAIEKNQFMYHGGPMKCGDVDQAMASAPHRLSGAFECGGQEHFYLESQACVAYPLEDGQIEVHSSSQHPTETQHLVAEALGLSLHQVVCVVKRMGGGFGGKESQAAPFAALAALVAQKLNRPARLILSKDDDMAMTGKRHPFKNFWDVAFDDNGMILGLKCHLYADGGAYADLSSSILDRALFHIDGAYYLPNAFIEGHVVRTNMYSNTAFRGFGGPQGTMTIESIIEEMAAYLKIDSLLIRERNCYQEDSRNTTHYGQRLENAPLPELFARLRKDSDYQKRRSEIEEFNKNSHGKVRGLSVTATKFGIAFTARFLNQGNASVNVHKDGTVQVSTGATEMGQGVNTKIQQIVAHCFGIPAEQVRVMATSTEKNHNTSPTAASSGADINGAAAHKAAMGIRKRLAWVFQQTLAKAPMDDINECPAFDETNLKFEEFDFSNSKITHLPTKTEMTWVDLILKAYFNRLSLGEYAHFKTEGLGYSKTTGKGTPFKYFTNGVAATEVEIDTYTGEYKILRTDILMDLGRPLNPGIDRGQVTGAYVQGMGWVTSEKLYHNKDGKLLSHSPTTYKIPNVQDTPRVFNVDFIENNGNTANIHGSKAVGEPPFLLGISAWTAIKDALRYKAQGKIPQIVSPATPEVVLMELSRYDRT from the coding sequence ATGTCCATAGGGAAAAACATCCCCCACGATTCTTCCACGGGTCATGTCAGTGGCACCAGTGTCTTTATCGACGACCGCCCTTACATGCAAGGTGAAGTCCTGGTCTTGCCCGTGGGTGTCCCGGCGGCGGCGGGTATTTTAAAATCCATCAACTATGAAAAAGCCCTTAAGGCGCCTGGCGTTTTAGCGGCCTTTACCGCAAAAGATCTGCACCACAATGTTTGGGGCACCATCGTTGTTGAACAGCCTATTTTGGTTGAAAGCAAAATCGGTTACTACGAAGAACCGGCGATGATTTTGGTCGGCACTGATTACGATTTACTTTTGCAGGCCAGAAATCTGATAACCTTTGAAATTGAAAAAGCTGAAGCCGTATTAAGCATTGATGCGGCGATTGAGAAAAACCAGTTCATGTACCATGGCGGCCCGATGAAGTGTGGTGATGTGGATCAGGCCATGGCCAGCGCCCCTCACCGCTTAAGTGGCGCCTTTGAATGCGGCGGCCAGGAGCATTTCTATCTGGAATCCCAGGCCTGCGTGGCTTACCCGTTGGAAGATGGACAGATTGAAGTTCACTCAAGCTCCCAACATCCCACCGAGACCCAACATCTTGTTGCAGAAGCCTTGGGCCTTTCGCTACATCAAGTAGTGTGCGTGGTAAAACGCATGGGTGGCGGCTTTGGCGGCAAAGAGAGCCAAGCTGCACCATTTGCTGCACTAGCTGCTTTGGTTGCGCAAAAACTAAATCGTCCCGCAAGATTGATACTTTCCAAAGATGACGACATGGCGATGACCGGCAAACGTCATCCGTTTAAAAACTTCTGGGACGTGGCCTTTGATGACAATGGCATGATCCTGGGACTTAAATGCCACCTCTATGCGGATGGCGGAGCTTACGCCGATCTTTCCAGTTCTATTTTGGATCGCGCACTTTTTCACATTGATGGCGCCTACTACCTACCGAACGCCTTCATTGAAGGACACGTGGTGCGCACGAACATGTATTCAAATACCGCCTTCCGTGGCTTTGGGGGACCGCAAGGGACCATGACTATTGAAAGCATCATTGAAGAAATGGCCGCTTACCTGAAAATCGATTCATTGTTGATTCGTGAGCGCAATTGCTATCAAGAGGACTCACGCAACACCACTCACTACGGTCAACGACTGGAAAACGCTCCTTTGCCTGAGCTGTTTGCACGCCTGCGCAAAGACAGTGATTACCAAAAGCGCCGCAGTGAAATCGAGGAGTTCAATAAAAACTCCCACGGTAAGGTGCGCGGACTTTCGGTCACGGCCACTAAATTTGGTATCGCCTTTACGGCGCGATTTTTAAATCAAGGCAACGCCTCCGTGAACGTGCACAAGGATGGAACTGTCCAGGTTTCCACAGGTGCGACGGAAATGGGCCAAGGTGTAAACACCAAGATTCAACAAATCGTCGCTCACTGTTTTGGTATTCCTGCCGAACAGGTTCGCGTGATGGCGACCTCGACAGAGAAAAACCACAACACGTCACCGACAGCGGCTTCCAGTGGTGCAGATATTAACGGCGCGGCTGCACATAAAGCAGCCATGGGAATTCGCAAGCGCCTGGCTTGGGTATTTCAGCAAACGCTGGCAAAAGCGCCCATGGATGACATCAACGAATGCCCGGCATTTGATGAGACTAATTTAAAATTTGAAGAGTTTGATTTTAGTAATTCCAAAATCACCCACCTTCCGACCAAGACTGAAATGACTTGGGTGGATTTGATTTTGAAAGCCTATTTTAATCGCTTAAGTCTTGGCGAATACGCGCACTTTAAAACTGAGGGACTGGGCTACAGCAAAACCACAGGCAAGGGCACGCCGTTTAAGTACTTCACCAACGGTGTGGCAGCGACAGAAGTTGAAATTGACACTTATACGGGTGAATACAAAATTCTTCGTACCGACATCCTGATGGACCTGGGAAGACCTTTGAATCCAGGGATCGACCGCGGTCAAGTGACCGGCGCTTATGTTCAGGGTATGGGCTGGGTGACTTCTGAAAAGCTTTACCACAATAAAGACGGAAAACTTCTAAGCCACTCGCCGACCACCTACAAAATTCCCAACGTTCAGGACACGCCTCGTGTTTTCAATGTGGACTTCATTGAAAACAACGGTAACACCGCTAACATTCACGGCTCCAAGGCCGTGGGCGAGCCGCCGTTCTTGTTGGGGATCAGTGCGTGGACCGCTATCAAGGATGCACTTCGCTACAAAGCTCAGGGTAAAATTCCGCAGATCGTTTCACCTGCCACTCCCGAGGTGGTTCTCATGGAGCTGAGCCGTTATGACCGGACCTAA